The following DNA comes from Methermicoccus shengliensis DSM 18856.
GGCGTGCAGCTCCACGATGCTTGCCCTCACCACGTTTGCACCCTTGTCTCTTGAGCCTGCCCCGTATCCTGCGGCATGCGTCCTCATGGACAGCATCGGCGATGGAAGGGGCTTGGAGAGGGCGCCCAGCAGAGCAGCACCCGTGGGGGTGAGCCGCTCTCCCTCCAGAGCACCCCTGCACGTGGTAAGGGCACACAGCCTCGCAATCTCCACCACCGCGGGGGCTGGCACGGGATATGTGCCGTGCGATGTCTCCACAGTGCCCCATCCGGTGGGAATGGGGGGCACGTGGTACACGGGGAGGGCGCCAAGGTCGAGCAGGGCTGCGCACACGCCCACGATGTCCGCCATCGCATCTTGCTGTCCCACCTCGTGAAGGCACACCCGTTCCAGCGGCTCGCCGTGCACCGCAGCCTCTGCCCGCGCAAGCAGCGTGAACACTCCCTCTGCCATGCTCGCAACCTCTTGGGGCACTCGAGAGCCCCTTATGTGGGTGAGCACCTCTTCCAGCGTCCTTTTGCCCTCATCCCCCCCTTCCACGTGCAGCGCAAGGGCAGAGATGTGTTCCCTCGATGTCCTTCTGAACTCCACTTCAAGCCCGCTTGCAGCCTCCATCGTCCCCTTCACAAAGTCCGCATCTGCCCCGGCATCCACGAGCGCGCACACCAGCATGTCGCCCGCTGCCCCACCAAACGGCTCTATGAGCACTGCCCTCATGCTCACCACTTGGTGGCCAGTGTAAAAATCTTTATCGAATGGGCACACATGGGGGGAGCATGATTGACCTTCACACTCACTCCCTGCTGAGCGACGGTGAGCTTGTGCCAGCAGAACTCGTGCAGCGCGCGAGTGTCAAGGGCTATAGAGCCATAGCAATCACCGACCACGTGGACTTCTCCAATGTGGAGCACGTGCTCTCCTGCCTTAATAGGCTCGACGCCATGAGAGATGCATGGAGCATAGAGGTGCTCATAGGTGTGGAGATCACCCACGTGCCTCCATCCAAGATAGAGAGGCTCGTGGAGCTCTCAAGAAGGCTTGGGGCAGAGGTGGTGGTGGTGCATGGCGAGACCACAAGCGAGCCCGTGGCGAAGGGCACGAACAGGGCTGCGTGCATCGAGGGCGTGGACATCCTCGCCCATCCGGGCTTTATCACCATCGAGGAGGCAGAGCTTGCGAGGGAAAGCGGAGTGCACATCGAAATCACCACCAGAAACGGGCACAACCGCACCAACGGGCACGTGGCAAGGACCGCACTGGAGGTGGGCGCACCCATGGTGGTGGACACCGATGCCCATGCCCCAGATGACCTCGTGAGCGCCGAGTTTGCCCGCATGGTGGCGATGGGTGCTGGTCTCGATGAGCGAGAGGCGCACGAGGCAACGCAGACAAACCCCCAGAGACTCATGGAGGAAAAGCTCTCTCTCAGGTGAGCCATGAGGTTCGATGCTCCTTATCTGTACTCGCAGCTCAAGCCCGTGGACTTTAGAATCCTGACGGCGATAGAGAATGAGATGCGCACCCACGAGTGGGTATCCGTCGAGAGTATTGCCCCATACGTCAATGCCTCGACAGAGCGCATCGCCCACAGGCTTAAGCATCTTAGAAAGTGGAAAGTGGTGGAATATGCGAGGCTCTCGTACGAGGGCTACAGGCTGTTCTACACGGGGTACGACCTTCTTGCCCTCAATGCCCTCGTGAAAAGGGGTTCGATAGACGCCGTGGGCGGGCAGGTGGGGTTTGGCAAGGAGTCTGACGTGTTCGTGGTGCTAAAAGGAGATGAGAGGCGCATCCTCAAGCTTCACAGGGCAGGACTCTCGTTCAAGGGTGTGAGGAGGACGAGAAGGTACATAGCCGAAAGACATCACCTCTCGTGGGTGTATGCCTCGAGGCTTGCCGCCCAGCGGGAGTTCGATGCGCTGAGGAGGCTCTATCCAGAGGTCAGCGTGCCCGAGCCCATCGACCACAACCGCCACGCCATTCTCATGGAGCTGTTCGATGGGCTATCACTCTCTGAGTGCACGCTCGAGCAGCCCATGGAGTGCTTCGAGGAGGTGTGGCACAACATCGAGCAGGCATACGCGCTCGGTGTGGTGCACGCAGACCTCAGCGAGTACAACATCCTCGCCTCACCACAGGGGGTGTGCATCATCGACTGGCCCCAGTGGGTGGAGGTGGGCTCCGAGGGTGCAGATGAGCTGCTGGAGCGGGACATCGGCAACGTGTGCGCTCATTTCACCCGGAAGTACGCCCTAAAGCTCGACCCGAGGGAGCTGCTCGACAGGCTTCAGATGAGGTAGAGCAGCACGAATGCGAGCCCGAAGCACACAGCCCACGTAGCTGGGCTCAGTCTCATCACCTTTGCTCCATCCAGCGGTCCGAACGGTATCAGGTTGAACAGGGCGAGCAGTGCATTGATGTACGCAGCGATGCCCCACGCGGGCGCTGCGCTCATCGAGGCGAGGGAGAAGAACGTGAGGGCGAGCACGATGTTGACCACAATACCGGCCACCGAGATGTGCAGGTGATGAATACGCCTGCGCTCTGGTGGGATGGTGTACGTGTGCACGCCCTCGTGTATCACCACCGCGCCCGGAGCTGCGAACACGAGGTGTCCAAGTGTGAGCAGCGGGGTGGCGATTGCGAGCAGCAAACCCATCCTGCTCATCTCAAACCCTGCCCTGTACCCATAGTGCTGGGCAGTGAGCTTGTGTCCCAGCTCGTGCAGCACAAAGCCCGTGCCCACCGCAATGGCGCTTATGCCCACCACAGGTATGGAGGGGACGGGATACTCAAACACGAGCGCAAACGCCAGCGTGAGCACGATGAAGGACAGCACCAGCTCTTTGATCTCTCTTGGTGTGAACGTGGGCATATGGTCTCCTCTCCACTAAGCTATATGAAGCTATCACCTCAGTCCAGCAGCAACAGGGCATAGGAGTTCAGGCTGGATGCCATCGCCGTGGGTGTACACTCCCCTATGGTGTGTATTGGAAGGCCCGCACGCCTCACAGTGGCGAACACGTCGATGCCGCACGCCTCCATGGAGGGTCTGACCCTCTCCTTGTGGGGACAGCGTCTTTTCAGGGCTGCCTCGTCCAGCCCCTCATGAGTCATTGCAACACACTGTTCGCAGTACTCACATGGATATGCCACGAACGCCAGCGCTCTGTACGCACCGAGCAAAAACGCCCTGCGCTCGAGTTCGAACATCGTGTCGTGAACCCAGAGGGAGAGTTTCCGAAGCAGCTTCCCATGCCATCCCTTTGCACTGGGGTCACGTGGGGACTCAAAGCCCGGCATGTTCTTGAAGTGCACGAGAAGGGCGTGGGAGTACGAGGCCACCACTCTCCTCGTCTCCTCCACGCTCGGAGTGTAAGGTGGACAGCCCAGCCTCTTGCCGTACCCCCTGCACCCGAACTCACACTTGAGCCTAACCCACTCCGCGACCTCCACATCCCGCGCACTGATGGAATGGCACGATGCTCCCCTCGCAGATGCGAGGCTCTGAAGTTCCGCAATGATGCTGGATAGCTCCTCAGTGCTGAGTATTTCCCCTACCATACCCACCCTCGAAAAAGCTCTCGATGAACATAATACATGTGTACATCCTGCCAGAGTCCATCCGACGTCCCGCCATGCTTCACCTCATGCACATTCTGGCTTCGCATATTAATACGCTTTCAAGCGACATCTGGGGGGCTTTTCGGGGCAATGGTGGACGTGCTCGAGAGGGCAGGGGTAGCGCGTTCGATGGCTTCACCTCTGAGCACACGTTCGTCCCCTAAGAAACCCTTTTCTATATCCTTCACCTATGCTCCCTCATGCTCACGATACTTACGGGCTCTCAGTTCGGGGACGAGGGGAAGGGCAAGGTAGTGGACGTGCTCGCTCCCAGCTATGACATCATAGCTCGATTTCAGGGAGGAGACAATGCAGGGCACACCGTGAAGGTGGGGGGAAGGACGTTCAAGCTGCACACCATCCCTTCTGGCGTGCTCTATGATGTGAGGCTACTGATAGGTCCAGGAGTGGTGATGAACCCGAGGGTGCTGCTCGAGGAGTTCTCCCAGCTGGAGGAAGGAGGAGTGGTGGTGGATGGCAATAAGCTTGGGATCGATGCCAAGACCTCCATCATAATGCCCTATCACATCGTGATGGACGAGCTTGCCGAGACGAGGCGAAGGGAGAGGATAGGCACCACCAAGAGGGGCATAGCATATGCGTACATGGACAAGGTGTCCAGGGAGGAGGTGCAGTTCGCCGACATCGTGGATAAAGAGCGCCTCAGGCGCAAGCTCGAGACGATCCTTCCCGCAAAGCGGGCATACCTTGAGGCGATGGGTGCTGATGATGAGCAGCTGGAGCGGGCATTCGACACCGAGTGGCTGTTTGAGGCTGGAGAGCGGCTCTCTTGCCACATCACCGACGTATCGAGGGAGGTGAACGTAGCCCTCTCACAGGGAAAAAGGGTGCTGGCAGAGGGGGCACAGGGCACCCATCTCGACATCATCCACGGAACCCAGAAGTACGTGACGTCCTCCAGCACCATTGCTGGTTCTGCGTGTGCCTCGCTGGGTGTGGGGCCCACGATGGTGGACGAGGTGGTGGGCATCGTGAAGGCATACATCACCCGAGTGGGAGAGGGACCGCTGCCCACAGAGCAACACGGAGATGTGGGAGAGCACATGCAGCAGGTGGGAGGCGAGTATGGCACCACCACGGGAAGGCTCAGGCGGTGTGGGTGGTTCGATGTGCCCCTGCTGAGAAAGAGCATCGCCCTGAACGGATATACCTCCCTCGTGCTCACCAAGCTGGACGTGCTCGGAGGGCTCGACCCCATAAAGATATGCACATCGTACGAGCTCGATGGCACCACGCTCGATTATCCCCCAGAGCTCACATCCGACCTTGCAAGGTGCACTCCCGTGTACGAGGAGCTGGAGGGCTGGGATGAGGACATTTCGGGGGCGCGCTCATTCGAAGAGCTTCCCAGTGCAGCCCGACGCTATGTGGAGAGGCTGGAGGAGCTGCTGGGCGTGCCCATCCCCATCATCTCCACGGGCCCAGGCCGTGAGCAGACAATACAGAGGTGATGTGGATGCGGGGTGAGAGAGGGGCGATGATGTGGAAACCACTGGATGAGAGGGTGGAGTGCACCCTTTGCGCCCATCGGTGCCACATACAGAGCGGGGCGTACGGCATATGCAGGGTGAGAAGGAACGTGAACGGGGAGCTTCACACCCTCATCTATGGGCTGGTGTCCGCAAGGAACGTTGATCCAATCGAGAAAAAGCCGCTGTATCACTTTTATCCCGCAACGATGTCATACTCGCTGGGCACGGTGGGATGCAACTTCAGGTGTGCCCACTGCCAGAACTATGAGATATCGCAGGCGACAATCGAGGACATTCACCTCGTGGAGATTTCCCCGGAGCGGGCGGTGAGTGAGGCGCTCTCCATGGGCTGTGCATCGATATCATGGACGTACAACGAGCCCACGATATGGTTCGAGTACACGTACGACAGTGCAAAGCTCGCAAAAGCCCACGGGCTGGCCACGGTGTACGTCACCAATGGCTACATCACTGAGGAGGCGCTCACAGAAATATCGTCCTATCTCGATGCCTTCAGAGTGGACATCAAGGGAAGGGAGAATGTATACAGGAAGCTGTGCAAGGCGAGGCTGGAGCCCGTGCTCGCCTCCACCAAGCTCGCCTTCGACATGGGTATGCACGTGGAGGTGGTGAATCTCATAATTCCGGGATACAATGACTCAGAGGAGGACATCGAGTGGCTGTGCCGCTGGGTGCTCGATAACCTGAGTGCAGACGTGCCCGTGCACTTCACACGCTTTTACCCCCATTACAGGCTCAACCACGTGGAGCCCACGCCCGTGCTCACGCTGGAGAGGGCATATGAGATTGCAAGGCGCATGGGCGTGCACTACCCTTACATCGGCAACGTGGTGGGGCACCCCTACGAGAACACGTACTGTCCTGTGTGCGGCACGGTGCTCATAGAGCGAAAGGGGCTCTATGCAAACCTCAAGCTCGAAAAGCCAGAGTGCCCATCCTGTGGAAATCCCGTGCCCATCGTGGGGCTGGAGGAGGGCTCATGAAAAGGGTGCTCGCCACGGGAACGTTCGAGTTCCTTCATCCCGGACATCTGCACTTTCTGTCAGAGGCGAGAAAGCTGGGAGATGAGCTGGTGGTGCTCGTGGCACGGGACTCCATGATTCGCCACAAGCCCAGGCCCATAATACCAGAGCGGCAGAGGTTGGAGATGGTATCTGCCCTCAGAGTGGTGGACAGGGCGGTGCTGGGAAGCGAAAGGGACATCTTCGAGCCCCTCTATGAGATACGGCCAGACGTGATAGCCCTCGGATATGACCAGAAGTTCGATGAAAGGGAGCTCACAGAGCAGCTCAAGATACGGGGTTTTGATGTGGAGGTGGTGAGAATAACCTCAAGACGGGACTGCTCCCTGTGCTCGAGCGCGTCGATCACGGAGCACGTGCTGAAGAGGGCGTCGAGGGAGAGGGAGGTGGACAATGACTGAGTATGACGTGGTGATAGTGGGTGCGGGACCCGCTGGTATGTTTGCCGCAGAGGCGCTCTCCGAGAGCCAGCTCAAGGTGCTCATAGTGGACATGGGCAATGATGCCCTCGAGAGAAGGTGTAAGATGAGTCCAGAGAGCGGATGCATGCACTGCTCCCCATGCGACATCATGTGTGGCGTTGGGGGCGCTGGCACGTTCTCTGATGGCACACTCAACCTCAGGCCAGACATAGGGGGGGACCTCACCGAGTTCGTGCCCAATGAGCGGGCATGGGAGCTCGTGGAGGAGGTGGACAGGATATTCCTCAGATATGGCGCTCCAGAGCAGCTGAGCAAGCCAGAAGGTCGAGAGCTGGAAGAAATAGAGCGCAGGGCCGCATCCGTGGGCGCTGTATTCATTCCCATTCCTCAGCGACACATCGGCTCTGACAGGGCTCCAGAGGTGATACACCGCTTCAAGAGTGCGCTTCAGGAGAGAGGTGTGGAGTTCAGGCTGAACACCACCGTGAAAAACCTCATCGTGGAGGGTGGTGTGTGCAGGGGCGTCATCACGTCCGATGGGCAGAGCATATGGGCGAGGTACGTGGTGCTCGCGCCCGGGCGCATAGGGGCCTCGTGGGTGGACGAGCTTGCCACCACCCACGGCATCGAGGCAGCGTATGGCCCCATAGATGTTGGGGTGAGGGTGGAGGTGCCCTCCATCGTGATGGACCCCATCACGAGGATTAACCGCGACCCGAAGTTCCACATCCGAACTCGAAGATACGACGATTTTGTCCGCACATTCTGCACAAATGAGCACGGCTTTGTTGTCAAGGAGGAGTACGAGGGCTTTGTTGCCACCAACGGCCACTCCCTCAAGGACAGGAGAAGCGAGAACACCAACTTTGCGTTTCTGGTGAGGGTAAACCTGACAGAGCCCCTCGAGAACACCACCAAGTATGGACGCTCCATTGCCAAGCTGGCAACCACAATCGGGGGCGGAAAGCCAGTGCTGCAGCGCATGGGCGACCTCCGGCGGGGAAGGCGCTCCACATGGAGCAGGCTCAAGGGCAACCCGGTGAAGGGCACGCTGTCCGATGTGACGCCCGGCGACATCTCGATGGCGCTGCCCCACAGAATCGTCATGGATATCATCGAGGGGCTGGAGGTGCTCGACCGCATCATCCCGGGCGTGGCGTCCGACTCGGTGCTGCTGTATGCCCCCGAGATAAAGTTCTATGCCATGCGGCTGTTCGTGGACGAGCACATGCAGACCAGTATAAAGGGGTTGTATGCCGCGGGCGATGGAGCAGGACTCTCACGGGACATCGTCAATGCGGCAGCCACTGGCTTGCTGGCTGGTCGCGGCATCCTGAGGGATGAGGCATGAGGCAGGATGAGCTCGAAGGGCTGCCCTACCCCCTCACAGATGAGGAGCTGGAGGTGCTGAGGAGGGAAGCAGAAAGAAGCCTCGATGACAAGATAGAGATGCTGAAGGTGGTGTCAGACCCCATAAGGCTTCGCATTCTCACAATCCTCAGGAAAAGGGAGGTGTGCGTGTGCGTGCTCGTTCATCTTCTGGGCGTGAGGCACTCCACCCTCTCCTACCACCTGAGGCTGCTCAAGGAGGCAGGGCTCGTGGACTCCGAGAGGAAGGGGGGATTTCAGGTGTATGCTCTCACCCCAGAGGGACGCTTTCTGATAGAGCTGCTCGTGCGCACATTCTAAGTGACACTGTTTCAAATTCAATCAAATCAGATATGCCATTTTATTTGTAGCTCGGTCTTTGGACATCGAATAAAAGAGAAATGTTTATATCATTTCAAATTTGATTTGAATTAGGTGTTCCAAAAATGGCTGAGGAGAGGTGGTGCTGAGTGGATATAATGGTGGCTGTAATTGCGCTTGCGATAACCGGTGTGGCCGTTGGCTTTGCCGGCGGGCTTCTGGGCGTCGGCGGATGCTTCATCATGGTGCCAGTTCAGATATGGGTGTTCACTGCGATGGGCGTTCCGCTGGACATAGCGGTCAAGCAGGCGTTTGGCACGAATTTGCTCGTGGTGCTTCCCACCGCGATGAGCGGGGCGTTTGGACACCACAGAAAGGGCGTGGTGTGGTGGAAGGCAGGCATCGTGCTCGGGCTCACGGGAGCCGTGGGAAGCTTCATAGGTGCTACGATTGCTGCCCATCTCGCGGGAAGCCTTCTCAAGCTCATCTTCGGTGCCGCCATCTTTGTGGGTGCGGTGAGAATGCTCACCGCCAAGCCTCCAAAGGTGGCAGAGGAGCCAAAGGACAGCCCGCTGCTGTGGGCTGCGTGGGGCTTTCCCATGGGCATCGTGACGGGCATAATCGGAATAGGCGGCGGTATACTGATGATTCCCGTGATGGTGCTCGCCCTGAAGTTCAAAATGCACAATGCTGTGGGCACTTCAACCGCGATGATGATTTTCACCTCCGCCGGGGGCGTGCTGGGCTACATACTCAACGGACTCGACGTACCCAACCTTCCTGCCTACTCTCTCGGATACGTCAACCTGCTCGCATGGGCGGCGCTCGCCATCACGAGCATCCCCATGGCACAGGTGGGGGTGGTGGCAGCCCACAGGCTGCCCGCAAAGAAGCTCAGGTACGTGTTCATAGCCGTGATGTTCTACATTGCCTTGAAGATGATGGGTGTGTTCACCTATCTGGGGCTGCCCATCTAAGGGTGCCCCATCCCTTTTGCTGTACATTGATACCACCTCGGAAAGGCACTTATACATCAATATCGAAACTCGATAACGATAGGTGATATCTTGCTGGATCGAAAGTTATTCCTCTGTTTTGTAAGGATACACATCCTCTACCACGCATCAGAGGGGGAGATTTACGGAGCCTGGATGATGGACGAGCTTGCGAGGCACGGCTACTCTTTAAGCCCCGGAACGCTCTATCCAATTCTTCACGAAATGGAGGATGACGGGCTGCTGCACTCGAGAAGAGTTGTTGTGAACGGAAAGGTGAGAAGGGTATATCAAGCTACAGAAGATGGCTTAAACGCTCTGGAGTTAGCGAAAAACAGAATAAAGGAGCTTTTCAGCGAGGTGATTAGTTGATACAGATGTTAAATGTCAGAAAAAGCTTTGGAGGAAAAGAGGTTCTCAAGGGCGTGAGCTTGAGCGTAAAAAGAGGGTGTGTGATGGCCATTACTGGGCCTTCAGGCAGTGGTAAGTCAACGCTTCTGCGATGCATAAACAGGCTCACAGAGCTGGATGAAGGAGATATACTGGTTGATGGCATTTCCATTAGGGATTACAACCCCGTTCAGCTCAGAAGGAAGGTTGGAATGGTGTTTCAGTTTCCCGTGATGCTCGAGGGGAGCGTTAGAGATAACATAGCCTATGGTCTAAGGCTTTTGGGTAGAGAGGAAGGTGTTGAAAGGCTTGCCAGAGAGGTTGGAGTTGAAGATTTGCTCGATAATGATGCTACCAGGCTCAGTGGAGGGGAACAGCAGAGAGTTGCCATAGCAAGAGCATTGGCTTTAAAACCGAAGACCATGCTTTTTGATGAGCCAACAGCCTCTCTTGACAATGAAAATGTCATAAAAATTGAAAGTCTTGTGATGAAGCTCGTTAAATCAAAAGGACTGACCGTCTTATGGGTGACTCATGATTTCGAGCAGGCAAAGAGGCTTGGACACAGAATTGCCGTTATGAGAAACGGAAGAGTTGCCATGGTCGAGCATCTGAGGTAGGTTGATGTGTTTATGTACGCTGAACCCTTAATTAAGCTTGCCTGCGCATCTGTGCTTGTCATACTCGTGATACTCCTCTCATATTTCAGAAGAATAGAGATTGGCAGAGACCTCTCCTCCGCTGCTTTAAGGGGCTTTGCACAGCTGATGCTTCTTTCTGTTGTGCTTACATATGTTTTCACAAGTGTGATGTGGCATACGCTTGCCATTGTGATATTCATTGCAATGGCTTTGCTTGCTGGATACACATCAGCGAGGAGAGTGGACATGCCAAAGGCAGCATTGATAACCACTCCAAGCATAGCCATCGGTGCTTCAATATCTCTTGCAATAATGGTAGCCCTTAATGTCATACCGCTTAAACCAGAGTTTGTGATACCCATCGCGGGCATGGCATTTGGAAATGCGATGAACATATGCTCCCTCACACTCACGAGGCTTTTGAGTGAGATCAGGAATAATAAAAGCAGAATAGAGGTGATGCTTGCACTTGGAGCTACTGCTCAGGAAGCCGTGGAACAGTATGAGAGAGCATCTATAAAATCCGCCCTTATTCCGACCCTCGACAACATGAGGACTCTCGGCATAATCTTCATCCCCGGCGCGATGACTGGAATGCTAATGGCGGGAGTTGAGCCGATAACCGCTGCTGTGTATCAGCTATCAATCTTCTTCATGATCATCAGCTCTGGAGCCATTACGGCGGTATATGCCAGCTACCTTGTGAGGGGAAGGCTATTCACACCCGCCCATCAACTTACGGAGGAGATTTAGACAACCCTAACTGCTTTCAAGCTGTTGCTTGCTTTGTAAGCAACACTATGAAACTTTCTATTATGATAGAAAATAAAGAAAGAAAAAAAGGAGGAATCAGTAGGTCTGGAGGTAGCGGTCGAGCTCCCACTGGTGCACCTGCGTTCTGTAGCTATCCCAGTCTGCCATTGCCACGTTGATGATGCTCTGGGATACGTGCTCGCCAAGGGCACTCACGAGCAGCTCATCCTCCTTGAAGCACTCAATTGCCTCCTTGAGGGTGCCCGGAAGCATGCCGATGCCCAGCTTCTCCCTCTCCTCCTCGGTCAGCTTGTAGATGTTCTTCTCCACCCTCTCTGGCGGCTCTATCTTGTTCTTCACGCCGTCCAGACCAGCGGCGAGTATGGCTGCAAAGGCAAGGTAGGGGTTGCACGAGGGGTCAGGGCTTCTGATCTCGATTCTGGTGCTGTTGCCCCTTGGAGCTGGCACCCGTATGAGCGAGCTTCTGTTGGGCCCAGACCACGTGATGTACACGGGCGCCTCATAGCCTGGCACGAGCCTCTTGTAGGAGTTCACCAGCGGGTTGGTTATCGCGGTGATGGCTCTGATGTGCTTTAGCACCCCTCCCACAAAGTACCTGAGGGTGTCGCTTATCTGGTCTGGTGCGTCCGGGTCATAGAAGGCGTTCTTGCCGTCCTTGAACAGCGAGGTGTTCGTGTGCATTCCAGAGCCATTCACACCGAATATGGGCTTTGGCATGAAGGTGGCGTGCAGCCCGTGCTGCAGGGCGAGCGTCTTGGCAACGTACTTCAGAGTGATCACGTTGTCTGCGGTCGCCAGCGCGTTGTCGTACTTGAAGTCTATCTCGTGCTGCCCGAATGCCACTTCGTGGTGGGCTGCCTCCACCTCGAACCCCATCTCCTCCAGCACGAGCACAATCTCTCGCTTGATTTCCTCTGCGAGGTCTATGGGGGCGAGGTCGAAGTATCCTCCCCGGTCCTGCGGGATGTTGGTGGGCATGCCGTCCTGCCTCTTGAATAGGAAGAACTCCATCTCTGGGCCAGTGTTCATCACATAGCCCAGCTTGGCAGCTTCTTCCATGTTCTTCTTTAGCACCTGTCTTGGACAGCCCATGAAGGGTTTGCCATCTGGAAGCTCGATGTCACATATCAGCCGAGCCTCGGCAGTGCCCTCATTGCCGCTCCATGGCAGCACCCTGAAGGTGTCCGGGTCTGGCCTCAGCACCATGTCTGACTCCTCGATTCTCACAAAGCCCTCTATCGAGGAGCCGTCGAAGTGTATACCAGGACCAAGCGCCTTTTCGAGCTGCCCTACGGGAATCGCCACGTTCTTGGGGATGCCTTGCACATCCACGAACTGCAGCCTGACAAACCTTACGTTCTTTTCCTCCACTATCCTGAAGATTTCGTCCTCTTTTGAGCCCATGCTCTCTCTCCCGTACGCTATAGGTCAATCCATGGTAACTGTATCGCACCACCTACATATGGATGACCTGCACTCAACTGCTAATATCTAATATATAGCGTTTTCTATGAGGGAGTTTGTCGAGTCTTTGAGTATCGGATAACTGCATATGGGGGTGGGTGGCTATCAGACTGATGGACTCCTCCTCTATACCCATCTCCTTTGGATTAGCAACGTTTATAGCCCAGCTACCACCGTTATGGTGAGGCGATGGTGAGCAT
Coding sequences within:
- a CDS encoding RIO1 family regulatory kinase/ATPase domain-containing protein — translated: MRFDAPYLYSQLKPVDFRILTAIENEMRTHEWVSVESIAPYVNASTERIAHRLKHLRKWKVVEYARLSYEGYRLFYTGYDLLALNALVKRGSIDAVGGQVGFGKESDVFVVLKGDERRILKLHRAGLSFKGVRRTRRYIAERHHLSWVYASRLAAQREFDALRRLYPEVSVPEPIDHNRHAILMELFDGLSLSECTLEQPMECFEEVWHNIEQAYALGVVHADLSEYNILASPQGVCIIDWPQWVEVGSEGADELLERDIGNVCAHFTRKYALKLDPRELLDRLQMR
- a CDS encoding adenylosuccinate synthase produces the protein MLTILTGSQFGDEGKGKVVDVLAPSYDIIARFQGGDNAGHTVKVGGRTFKLHTIPSGVLYDVRLLIGPGVVMNPRVLLEEFSQLEEGGVVVDGNKLGIDAKTSIIMPYHIVMDELAETRRRERIGTTKRGIAYAYMDKVSREEVQFADIVDKERLRRKLETILPAKRAYLEAMGADDEQLERAFDTEWLFEAGERLSCHITDVSREVNVALSQGKRVLAEGAQGTHLDIIHGTQKYVTSSSTIAGSACASLGVGPTMVDEVVGIVKAYITRVGEGPLPTEQHGDVGEHMQQVGGEYGTTTGRLRRCGWFDVPLLRKSIALNGYTSLVLTKLDVLGGLDPIKICTSYELDGTTLDYPPELTSDLARCTPVYEELEGWDEDISGARSFEELPSAARRYVERLEELLGVPIPIISTGPGREQTIQR
- the larC gene encoding nickel pincer cofactor biosynthesis protein LarC translates to MRAVLIEPFGGAAGDMLVCALVDAGADADFVKGTMEAASGLEVEFRRTSREHISALALHVEGGDEGKRTLEEVLTHIRGSRVPQEVASMAEGVFTLLARAEAAVHGEPLERVCLHEVGQQDAMADIVGVCAALLDLGALPVYHVPPIPTGWGTVETSHGTYPVPAPAVVEIARLCALTTCRGALEGERLTPTGAALLGALSKPLPSPMLSMRTHAAGYGAGSRDKGANVVRASIVELHALEHDEVCVLETNVDDTTGEELAYLTERLMEEGALDVSVVPALMKKGRMGSILRVIARGVDVERMASLMALEGGTLGVRVYHSMHRMVARREMRKVDVDVDGMRERVRVKVALLPDGTPFSLKAEHEDLRSIAKRRNIPLRRLSRIVEGEAWRMVRE
- a CDS encoding histidinol phosphate phosphatase domain-containing protein, translating into MIDLHTHSLLSDGELVPAELVQRASVKGYRAIAITDHVDFSNVEHVLSCLNRLDAMRDAWSIEVLIGVEITHVPPSKIERLVELSRRLGAEVVVVHGETTSEPVAKGTNRAACIEGVDILAHPGFITIEEAELARESGVHIEITTRNGHNRTNGHVARTALEVGAPMVVDTDAHAPDDLVSAEFARMVAMGAGLDEREAHEATQTNPQRLMEEKLSLR
- a CDS encoding site-2 protease family protein, which encodes MPTFTPREIKELVLSFIVLTLAFALVFEYPVPSIPVVGISAIAVGTGFVLHELGHKLTAQHYGYRAGFEMSRMGLLLAIATPLLTLGHLVFAAPGAVVIHEGVHTYTIPPERRRIHHLHISVAGIVVNIVLALTFFSLASMSAAPAWGIAAYINALLALFNLIPFGPLDGAKVMRLSPATWAVCFGLAFVLLYLI
- a CDS encoding adenylyltransferase/cytidyltransferase family protein, with translation MKRVLATGTFEFLHPGHLHFLSEARKLGDELVVLVARDSMIRHKPRPIIPERQRLEMVSALRVVDRAVLGSERDIFEPLYEIRPDVIALGYDQKFDERELTEQLKIRGFDVEVVRITSRRDCSLCSSASITEHVLKRASREREVDND
- the amrS gene encoding AmmeMemoRadiSam system radical SAM enzyme encodes the protein MRGERGAMMWKPLDERVECTLCAHRCHIQSGAYGICRVRRNVNGELHTLIYGLVSARNVDPIEKKPLYHFYPATMSYSLGTVGCNFRCAHCQNYEISQATIEDIHLVEISPERAVSEALSMGCASISWTYNEPTIWFEYTYDSAKLAKAHGLATVYVTNGYITEEALTEISSYLDAFRVDIKGRENVYRKLCKARLEPVLASTKLAFDMGMHVEVVNLIIPGYNDSEEDIEWLCRWVLDNLSADVPVHFTRFYPHYRLNHVEPTPVLTLERAYEIARRMGVHYPYIGNVVGHPYENTYCPVCGTVLIERKGLYANLKLEKPECPSCGNPVPIVGLEEGS
- a CDS encoding DUF2284 domain-containing protein, which gives rise to MVGEILSTEELSSIIAELQSLASARGASCHSISARDVEVAEWVRLKCEFGCRGYGKRLGCPPYTPSVEETRRVVASYSHALLVHFKNMPGFESPRDPSAKGWHGKLLRKLSLWVHDTMFELERRAFLLGAYRALAFVAYPCEYCEQCVAMTHEGLDEAALKRRCPHKERVRPSMEACGIDVFATVRRAGLPIHTIGECTPTAMASSLNSYALLLLD
- a CDS encoding NAD(P)/FAD-dependent oxidoreductase — its product is MTEYDVVIVGAGPAGMFAAEALSESQLKVLIVDMGNDALERRCKMSPESGCMHCSPCDIMCGVGGAGTFSDGTLNLRPDIGGDLTEFVPNERAWELVEEVDRIFLRYGAPEQLSKPEGRELEEIERRAASVGAVFIPIPQRHIGSDRAPEVIHRFKSALQERGVEFRLNTTVKNLIVEGGVCRGVITSDGQSIWARYVVLAPGRIGASWVDELATTHGIEAAYGPIDVGVRVEVPSIVMDPITRINRDPKFHIRTRRYDDFVRTFCTNEHGFVVKEEYEGFVATNGHSLKDRRSENTNFAFLVRVNLTEPLENTTKYGRSIAKLATTIGGGKPVLQRMGDLRRGRRSTWSRLKGNPVKGTLSDVTPGDISMALPHRIVMDIIEGLEVLDRIIPGVASDSVLLYAPEIKFYAMRLFVDEHMQTSIKGLYAAGDGAGLSRDIVNAAATGLLAGRGILRDEA